In Mus caroli chromosome 16, CAROLI_EIJ_v1.1, whole genome shotgun sequence, the sequence CTTTACATATGTATTCTAAAttagaagaaaggaggaaaccaTTTCAAATACTTTAACAATTTTAAattcgctcgctcgctcgctctcgctctgtgtgtgtgtgtgtgttgcacatgtgcaggtgccatggagaccagaggtgtcAGGGTCAGACCTCCCTGGAATTAAGAGTCCTAGGTGACTGTGAGCTACGGGTCATGAGTACTGAGAATAATCCTCCCCGACGTGGCGAGGGGCCCTGGAATCTAGTCTCACCCTCTCTGAAAGGATGAGACTGCTAGGTTCTGCTAGGTTCTGGATAAGGAAGGAGTCAAAAGGCTGAGACGCAATGTTACAGTACTCTGAGCAAGTGGCAGATAGCTGTTAGCTGGATGGACATTCACTGCAGCAGAGTAGCCAAGGGACAAGGTGGTCCTGTGACAGGAGTCTGGCTAGACACTGGCAGCTGGATGGCTTAAAGAAGTTTAAGTGGCATCGAAATTTATTACTAGCATTCTCGATCATAGAGAAATATTCAAATTGTGTCAAAAGACAGAGCCACAGCTGGCTGGTGCAGCCATTGACTACTTCAGAACCCAAAGATGTACCaggtcaaaaagaaaagaaacacaagactTCATGTTCAGTCTGCACGGTCAAGGTGAGGTCTGCTGAGAGTCTCTCAGAGATTCAGCAGCCATGTAACCCAGCTGAGTCACTAGGTGGGTAAACACAGTGTGGCCATCTGCCAGGGGACCCTTCTTTATGGATTACTATGGAGGGACCCCCCGCCCCAAGCATTTGGCTCTCAGTGGGGTTTGAAGCAGAGGACAAGAAGGTTGTGCGTTGCTGTTTCTTCCCTCAGAATGAGAAGCGAGGCTTGGGATGGTGAGTCCTGTCCCTTACATGAAGCAAGTGTCACTGTGAGGCCACGGGCAGCACCCATGTCTGGTGGCATCGATGCCAGTTTCTAATCAACGTAGTTTCTAAAAGTTCTGCTGAGATCACATGCCTTGACTCACTCTCCCGTGTAGTTCTGAGCATGAATCGTCTACACACAAATGGGCAGAGGCAGGTTCCCCAGATAAAATTCGAGGCTCTAAGAACAAATGTCATTCAAGGTCAAAACAATCCaaggaaaaacttaaaaattataatcaaagTAAGGGGGAATAGATGCAAATCTGTTTTTTACAAAATTTGCTCAATTGAAATAGCAGGACCCCAAAGCTAACTACATCTGGCTTTGGAAAGTGGCCTTTTGGGGGCCCCCTCTGGTGAAGTAGCTTGGGAGGCCAAAGTTTCTGGGAGAATCTCAAGATGTGGGGCTCAGCCTCACAGTTTTTCCCAGATGCCCAAGTCTTCCTCCAAGCGGGGACAGGGACATCTAGCCAGCTTTACGTCTAAGGATGAAGCCAGGCAGAACAAGTGGCTTGCTCTCATCACAGATGTGTGGTGCTGGCTTGGGGAAAAGGCTGCCTTGCGTCAGGCAGGACCTGTCCGGGGCCAGCTCCCCTCGCTCCTACAGCTCCTTTCAAGGCTGTGGTGGCTGGCCTGGGGTGCGTAGGTGggaggggcagtgagtgggagGAGCGTGGGACAGGAAGTCCAGCGCAGGGAACAGTACTATGCTTCCGTTCCCTTACAGGGCGCATGAAGAATTTCCTCTTAACTGAGCCAGCATCCTGGAGGCCAAGGTCAAGGTAAGTGTGTCTCTAGGACACTTGTGGCTGCAGGGAGCAGCCTGGGGCGTACCTCATTTGTTGGCAGAGCTAGGTGTTGGGGGTTACAGTGGCTTAGGGGGAATAGTGACTTTAAAAAGGCCCAGTGCCCCAGTATGTCCTGCAGGTGGTCACAGGCACACAGACCTGTTGTCGTCAGCCTGATGGTGTACAGCACAACCCAGGGATAGCAGGCAGCTGAGCCTGCAGTTGGTGTGGCCATCCCCAGGCACAGCCGCTCTGTGCCAGCGTCACAACGCCTTTTCCCAGCCTGTTTAGTGAAGGAGACTTGAATGATTAACTGAAGAAGGGTCAAGGTGCCAGGTTAGCctagtggttctcacccttcctaatgctgtgaccctttaacacggTTCatcatgttctggtgacccccaaccataacattatttcattgctacctcataactgtaattttgctgtcatgaatcgtaatgtaaatgtctgacaTGCAGGACATGTGGTATGCAACCCCCGTGAAAGGGTGGGTCAACCCTGGGCTGAGAACCATCGCTCTAGTGTCTTAACCTAAAGCCGACTCAGAATTCAACCCCATGCACATGGAGAGTGACAAGACTGCAGCCAGCGGCCTCTAGTGGCCACGAGTTCCACATCAGCTAAGGACCAGCTGGCTATCTTGCTACAGAGGAAACTCAGATCCTCTCACAAGGCAAGGCACACACAAGGCAAGGGACGAGGAAAGACATGGCTCTCATGACATCTATGGGCTATGGTACACCAACAAGTTAAGCCCTTAGATGTGACACACCTGtcctaaaacattttcttttgaatgTGTATTTATTAAGTTCTAAAACTGTGAATGACTTATTTCAAAAATTCAAACTAAAGGAAAACCAGGAAGGTAGAAATTTGGTGGGCTGTGGTTCTGACAGTCGAGTGTTGGCTTCACCTGGGCCGCCACTTTATGTCTTTTACGCCATGAAAATGTCTTTTCAAAGCCGTGTTGTCAGCCCACGGGGAGTTCAGACAGGAGTCATCATCATTCTCTTCCAGTTTCTGGAAATAAACACGCCTTACTCAGGACAGCACTTCAGCTTCCCTCATATAGACTGAGGGAAGAATCCGGGTCACTTCCTGCCACCCCAGCACGCCCCTGCCAGTAGTGGGACCACCACGGTCTAACACTGGAGACAGCCTTGGAGAGCTGGAAGGccttccccagcactgtgtgGATGGATGGTAGAGGGCCCGGCCCGTGGGGGAGGCACGGGATGCACGGTGTGCCCAGCTCGGCTGTCCCTGCCACCCAATGGCTACCTTGAGCTCCTCCTGTCTTCTGTGGTAGAACAGCATCAGCTGCTTGTGTTCTTCACTGCTGATGACGGGCTCCCGGGCTGGGGCACCCTGCCCTCTCTGCAAAGGCAAGAGCAGAGTCAACTGGGCACCGAGACATTCTCTTTGCAGGGATATCAGAGAGTAACAGGGTTATTCTATAGTTGCCTCTGCTAACAGCTAAGATGGCGGTCTGCTAAGCCACTGTGGGGTCGGGCATGGGCATGGGTATGGCTGGCGCCCTGGACTTGTAGTGGACACCATCTATATCACGGTCCAGCGCAGACAGGACGATACTCAGAGTCATAACTTAGGAAACAGAAATCTCCAAGCCTTGTTCCCCAAAGTACGCAGTAATGGTTCAGGAGTGTGCCCTAGACACCTTGGGTGAATGGATCCCCTTGCCTCCCACCCTTTTTTGCACACAACAGCAGCAGCCTGAAAAGCCTTATAACCCGGGTGGGCTGCATTGTCAATATGAGGACATTTCTGTGTGTAGACCTGCTTTTTAGGTCGAAACAACATAGAAAGGAAATTTCTACTTTAAACTGGGCTAAAGTCCACACAGGGTCATAGGACACAGGGTAAGGTCCACGCGGGGTCAGAGGACACAGGGTAAGGTCCACGCAGGGTCATAGGACAGAGGGTAAGGTCCACACGGGGTCAGAGGACACAGGGTAAGGTCCACGCAGGGTCATAGGACACAGGGTAAGGTCCACGCGGGGTCAGAGGACACAGGGTAAGGTCCACGCGGGGTCAGAGGACACAGGGTAAGGTCCACGCGGGGTCAGAGGACACAGGGTAAAGTCCACNNNNNNNNNNNNNNNNNNNNNNNNNNNNNNNNNNNNNNNNNNNNNNNNNNNNNNNNNNNNNNNNNNNNNNNNNNNNNNNNNNNNNNNNNNNNNNNNNNNNNNNNNNNNNNNNNNNNNNNNNNNNNNNNNNNNNNNNNNNNNNNNNNNNNNNNNNNNNNNNNNNNNNNNNNNNNNNNNNNNNNNNNNNNNNNNNNNNNNNNNNNNNNNNNNNNNNNNNNNNNNNNNNNNNNNNNNNNNNNNNNNNNNNNNNNNNNNNNNNNNNNNNNNNNNNNNNNNNNNNNNNNNNNNNNNNNNNNNNNNNNNNNNNNNNNNNNNNNNNNNNNNNNNNNNNNNNNNNNNNNNNNNNNNNNNNNNNNNNNNNNNNNNNNNNNNNNNNNNNNNNNNNNNNNNNNNNNNNNNNNAGGACACAGGGTAAGGTCCACGCGGGGTCAGAGGACACAGGCTAAAGTCCACGCGGGGTCAGAGGACACAGGGTAAGGTCCACACAGGGTCAGAGGGACCCACAGTACTgacatgggaagcagaggtgcTCACCCGCTGGATCTTGACGATGattttggttttctcatttttccccACATAGTCAGAAAGCTTCTTTGTTCTTCTCAGCTCCTTGGCGGCCCACCACAGCTGTGCCTCCGACTCCTGAATGACTTCGAGGGCTGCCTGTGGTCAGTTATACAACACAGGAAGGGGCTTGCGGGGAAAGCCATGCTCATCCTACCCTAGCACCCGGAGCCTGGCTGCGGGCCCTTCACCCTgctctccccaccctgccccacatACCTGAGTTCCTGACaaatcttctttattttcaaattccatccGGATAGGATCGTATGGTGGCAGCCCCATGGGATAAACGATCATGACCGCACCTCGAAGCTGGTCCAAGGCATCTTTCACCATCTCCATGGTAACAAAGACTCCAGCTTCTACTTGTTTCTGAAAGTGCATCGGGCACCACTATTGAGTCAATTTCCTCCTGGCAGGTTACCCCATGAGGACCTTGGCGGCCCTGCCAGCATAGCCACAGAAGGAACCAGAGAGCTGCTGCTTTCTTGACTACTGTCCACTTTGGGGCTGAGCTGAGGACACTGTGGTTCGGGCCAGACTGTGAGTGGCACCAGAGAGCCTGCAGTGCTCAAGGCAGACAGCTGGGAGGAGGCAGtgaagaggtagagagaggcagcTTCAGGGCAGGTGCAGCCCTGGGCAGCAGGTGGAAGAGGAAGGGGCAGCCAGAGCCTCAGAGTGTCAGGCAAAGGGGTGACAACGTCCTAGGTGGGGAGAATACACTGGAGCTTGTCTCGCAATGAGCACGCTATGGACTGAGTTGGAGAGGCATCAGCCAGAGGCTCTCAAGAGAACAGAGAGGGGTACATGTAAAGAATATAGCTAAGGTTTGTCCCTGGTTCCTAGTACCCAGCAGAAGCCCTTTGGATCACTAGTGCTGGGGATGTGCTTTGtgactttgtatgtgtgtacagcgctttgcccacatgcatgtgtgtgcaccatatgtgtgcttggtgctTATAAGGAGGTCACTAATCCTCTGGAATTGGCCTtggagatgactgtgagcagccatgGGGGTGTtctgagcagcaagtgcttttaaccacagccacctttccagccccagcaaTCTGCTGAGACACATCTTCCTGTGTACTGCAAGCTGCCTGGGACTCGGGGTTCTCACCCAAGCATCCGTAACACCGGCTTCCCCTGTTGCCTATAAGAAGCTCCTTTGCATCCTGCCTGAGTTTGCATCAACAGCTTAGGTCACGGTGGTCACTGCAAACAGCCCCTGCTTAGCAATGCTGAGGTGATTAGCTCACCAGGTGCTCTCTAGCTGGGGGATCTGAACTGAATGCAGGAGTCACATGGGGTCCCTGCTAGCTGGGTTCCGGGGTTAGACCTGAACTGACCTCCTGCTGATACTGAGGAGACTTTAATCAACTGGGGGTGAGGTGTGGGAATGAGAGGAGGCATGCCAGGAGGATGGTAGGGAACCAACCGCAGGCACATGGATGACACAGGGAAGGAAGCTCTGAGGGTGACCCAGGGTTATAGTTTCTGAACTGTGTACCTGGTGGACAGGAACCCACAGGGGATGCCTGTTCTGAAGTACAGAATGCACAGGATTCTGCTAGGACACAGCCTCTGAGGCCATGGCTGCCGCCCTCCTCAGGATCTCTGCTCAAGTGTGTCTTGTCAGCAAAGGCTCTGGTGAGACTCCAGACACTTCCCACTCACCTCAGCTTTCCAGGAGCTCCTCAAAGACTGGGCAAGGGGCattggggtgaggggtggggagtgggggggaggcaggcctgtaatctcaggaagctgaggcaggaggagagctATGAGTTCGAGGTCTGTTTGGGTTACATAGCTGAGATTAGGCTGGCTAAGGCTACATAGGAAGAGTCTCAAatataataaattgaaaaaatagaTTAGCTAAGAGCTTGGGGATGTTAGAAGTGCATTTTGTGGGGCAAGTCTAGAAGCGTGGGAGGGTTGAGTTATGCCAAGACACGCTCACGTGGGTGGCAACGACTGTCACCCACAGATAAATGTGACAAGTGAAAATACCAAAGGTGTATttgcacttgcatgtgtgtgtggtatatgtgtggtgtatgtatggttggtgtgtgtgtgtgtgtgctatagcaCATGCTGGGGGGTGGAGAtaagaggacaatttgtgggagttggttctcttatGACCAGGAGGGTCctgaaatcaaacccaggtcttctgaactTAGGCTATCAGGCatggcagccagtgcctttaTCTACCCAGCTGGCTCTCCAGTCCCCAGGTGCTTCAATATCCCTCAATTCTCTTCATCCAGGGAACATCATCTGCCCTTCAATGCTATTATTTTCCTTCTGTGAAACAGCTTTTATATAAATACTGGAGATGATTACCGCTGCTTTGTAGTAAACGTCTCTGTCAGCCCTGTATCTATAGCTCCATTAGAACTTCCCCAGCTTAGCTTTCTAAGTTCTTCCAAACATAAGAGACTCAGTTCAGGTCAGGTCGCAAACTGCACACAGCCCACATTCACGGAAGACAATAGAAACCTTTGTTTGCTCAACAGGACCTGGCAGGGCTGGGAAACTGTCATCATCGTGGAGGGAGAGCCAGGGCCCTCTTCAAATATGCTTATTTGCTTTGCtgctggaaggcagagaaaggaaagaaaaaagcagaTGTAGAGGCAACAAAAGGCGGGGAAGAGAGGAGCAGAGCCTGATGCCGCCAGCTCACGTCTAACTGCAGCCCATCCTCAGGACTGGCCACGTCACAGACAGAAGCTGACCTTAGACACTATCGCCTTGGCTTCTTCTACCGTCTTCTTTAAAACctgcttcattttctcatttggaGCTATAAAGATAGAAAAGGACACTGGTCAAACACACAGCCTCTCTAAAATCTCCGGATCTCCTCAAACCGGACCGCCTGAGCCTGGGAGATCGAGACATGGGTGTTCCAGTCTGGATTTGACACAGGGACATAAAGAGAAGTGGGAACCCAGGCAGAGATCCCACTGCAAGGGGCAAGGTCTGCAGTGTCTTCTACGCTGTTTGGCACAGGCTACAAAACCAGGCCAGGGAAGTCACTGGGCGAACAGGGCCAGCAAGCCAAGCAGATGCTAAAAGAATTTTAGGCCTCTCAAGCTACAAAGCTGCGGCTCATCTCTCTCAGTGTCTCAAAAGCAGACATGGGCAGTTAGTGATTGGCTGGCTGCATGCCAGTAAAACTTTACAAGTGCATACATAactgtttgtttatatgtatgcatgcatgcatgtatgtttgtttgaGTTAGGATTGCCCTCGTACCCAGGCTGTCCCAATTCTCTCGTCCTaaactcctgagtgctaggagtatgtgtgtgtcctctggATTCACAAAACTTTACTTCATCTGACGACTGTCCAAACGTGGCATAGAGCACCAAGTCAACTTCCAAGTTTAAACTAAGCTTAAAACTAAGCACAGTGGAGACAGAGTCTCCACATCTAGGGAGAAAGGTACAGCACCCACCCATTTCCAACCTACAGAGGTGGCAAATTTAAATGGCCTGTTTATCTGACAAATGGGGCACGTCAGTAGGAGGGAGCAGACAGAGCAGGGTCCTCCCCTTGGCTCATCCTGGGCTGGGGTTTTAGCACAGGCGTTTCACAGTGCACTATTTCTCAAGTCTTCAGAGAAATGATGAAATTGCATTAGTGAATgtgggtgagcatgtgtgtggcagCGTGCACGTGTGAAGTGTGGGGAGTTAGCTTTCTCCATCCACCTGCAGATCTGGCCCACATCTCTTAACCTAAAGCACTGCCTTCAGGTCTGATGTGATGCACGGGAgcaaaggcagaagagagagagagagccggtTACCTTGCCCGTTCCTCCGCCCGATGTCGTCCTTCGTAAAAACAGACCCTCCGCTGGGCACACATTTCTCCCCCCACTCGTCCTTCAGTTTCAGCTCTTCGATCTGCTCATCAGTCAGCCCTTGCATATTAGGGGGCAGAAAGACACCGTGTTCTGCCAGCTCCTCCATCTCTGAAAAACAAGGCGAGGACAGAGCCTTTAGCTGTGATCACTAACTACAAGTATACACTCCTGGCTGAGGTCTGGCCACTCTAGCTCATGATTTTAACACTCATATACCAGGAGTCATGTGCCAGGGCTTCCCTAATCCTAGACAAAGCCACCAACTCCTCAGTCAGTCAGTGCAGCAGTGAGCTTCGACCCCTCTGTGTCCATGCTCTAAGCCACTGTGCTCAGGAGTTACCAGGTCAACGCTCAAGACCAAGCCGGTTCACACAGCTTTACCAATTTCCCAAGGAAAGTCTCGAAGAGCCCCATTTAATGTAACCTTGTGAAGGGTGTAAGTCAATTGCGTAAACGTCCATCTTTCTAATGTACAACTCTGATCTGAGgctaatatttctaatattttatgaGCCCCTTACACAGAggctcatttggtaaagtgcttactgtgtaAGGTGAGGGGCTGAATCCCAGAGCCCGTGTAAAAAGGGCCAGTGTCGTGCAGTGCACTTAAAACCTGTGGACTGAGAGTAGGGGTATGTAGGGGAAGGTAGAGACCTGGGGACCCCTGGGGATTGGCCGctggccagcctgctctgcttCAGGCCAATGATAAAAAAACCAAGGTCACACAACACCCAAGTTACACCTGCCTCACACATAGACCCCCTCCCTGCACTGGCAC encodes:
- the Cfap298 gene encoding cilia- and flagella-associated protein 298, with translation MVVLHVKRGDESQFLLQAPGSTELEELTAQVARIYNGRLKVHRLCSEMEELAEHGVFLPPNMQGLTDEQIEELKLKDEWGEKCVPSGGSVFTKDDIGRRNGQAPNEKMKQVLKKTVEEAKAIVSKKQVEAGVFVTMEMVKDALDQLRGAVMIVYPMGLPPYDPIRMEFENKEDLSGTQAALEVIQESEAQLWWAAKELRRTKKLSDYVGKNEKTKIIVKIQRRGQGAPAREPVISSEEHKQLMLFYHRRQEELKKLEENDDDSCLNSPWADNTALKRHFHGVKDIKWRPR